From the Serinus canaria isolate serCan28SL12 chromosome 21, serCan2020, whole genome shotgun sequence genome, one window contains:
- the FBLIM1 gene encoding filamin-binding LIM protein 1, with the protein MPGGSAFPLPPPRPRSARRDPHRLPSFPHLCWGGGKAAAPAAMLPGKAEKRIASSIFITLVPPRRDVATKEKTQGELQPGGAKVPGTHEPEVLLSPPPLPRGETHTVAPVPASPPVLPLSDVPQPLSMEPLGLALQQLDLEAPTTLYAPSTFPAELKPPTFSQEQAGKRQWQDVNGDPGRDSSRDICAFCHKALGPREPTVEAMRKQYHPDCFTCRTCRRLLAGQRYFQRDGCPICDTCFQATLEKCAKCQGLITEHIVRALGKGYHPSCFSCAACGRAIGTESFAMDEQGDVYCVPDYYRKYAVVCSACERPIVPHEDEDTYKIECLGRSFHESCYRCESCRMPLSPELTENGCYPLDNHLLCKSCHIHWRNESSC; encoded by the exons ATGCCGGGCGGCTCTGCCTTCCCGCtgcccccgccgcgcccgcgGAGCGCACGGAGGGACCCGCACCGGCTCCCCAG ttttccGCAtctctgctggggaggaggaaaagcggcggctccggcgg CGATGTTGCCcgggaaagcagagaaaagaattgctTCCTCCATCTTCATCACCCTTGTGCCACCACGGAGGGACGTGGCCACCAAGGAGAAAACCcaaggggagctgcagccaggtggtGCCAAGGTCCCTGGCACCCATGAGCCCGAGGTCCTGCTGTCACCCCCCCCATTGCCCAGAGGAG AAACCCACACGGTGGCCCCTGTACCTGCATCCCCACCAGTCCTGCCCCTCTCTGATGTGCCCCAGCCCTTGTCCATGGAGCCACTGGGTCTGGCACTGCAGCAACTGGACCTTGAAGCACCCACCACCCTCTAC GCCCCTTCCACCTTCCCTGCTGAATTGAAGCCACCCACATTTTCCCAGGAGCAAGCAGGCAAGCGGCAGTGGCAGGATGTGAATGGGGACCCGGGGAGGGACAGCTCCAGAG ACATCTGTGCCTTCTGCCACAAAGCGCTGGGGCCCCGGGAGCCGACGGTGGAGGCGATGCGGAAGCAGTACCACCCTGACTGCTTCACCTGCCGCACGTGCCGCCGACTCCTGGCTGGGCAGCGCTACTTCCAGAGAGACGGGTGCCCCATATGTGACACCTGCTTCCAG GCCACTCTGGAGAAATGTGCCAAGTGCCAGGGGCTGATCACGGAGCACATTGTCCGTGCCCTGGGCAAGGGCTACCAccccagctgcttctcctgcgCTGCCTGTGGCCGGGCCATCGGCACGGAGAGCTTTGCCATGGACGAGCAGGGTGACGTGTACTGTGTGCCCGACTACTACAG GAAATACGCCGTGGTGTGCAGTGCCTGTGAGCGCCCCATTGTCCCCCATGAGGACGAGGACACCTACAAGATCGAGTGCCTGGGACGCAGCTTCCATGAGAGCTGCTACCGCTGTGAG agctgcaggatgccCCTGTCGCCAGAGCTGACAGAGAACGGGTGCTACCCCCTGGACAACCACCTCCTCTGCAAGTCCTGCCACATCCACTGGCGCAACGAGTCATCCTGCTGA